From a region of the Paenibacillus lutimineralis genome:
- a CDS encoding alpha/beta hydrolase family protein produces the protein MEVVLVTFNVVMLLWLVVGQQKSRQLLWGGLAVSAVLLVVQGWVEGWRWPLIPAYALALAPLLALITHHRRCVRTDQGGVKRCGARRIAALLSAFFYGTVTVAAPLLFPVFAFDEPTGPYGIGTVAYHWIDNTREETSTLVAAGAKRELNVRIWYPASKDAKGTRAPYVPDSEVYTKAFQQESGLPQLFLTSLGQARTHAVQHAALSNAEASYPVIIFSHGFRGFEGQNMFQVEQLVSHGYIVAGINHTYDSMASIFPDGRVALFDSVKNPESEIEPLEKMDRTNEVWVNDARFVLDQLEQLATDDPDQRFKGRIDMSRVGMFGHSFGGATTVQILLSDPRVLAGINMDGSLYGERRIPTPGINKPFLMISADEEDDLAASGAVSDNHQANLDMTLGKVEQYNQELQEQELHARLVPVKAGGNYWLKLPNTSHMSFSDFFLVTPIIEWVQGINARGTHRLVNEFTLDFFNHYLKGQPLQIMNSAVGTHDDYILEQG, from the coding sequence ATGGAAGTTGTACTGGTGACATTTAATGTGGTTATGTTGCTGTGGCTGGTTGTCGGTCAACAAAAGTCGCGACAGTTATTGTGGGGAGGACTGGCCGTCTCGGCAGTTCTTCTCGTTGTACAGGGATGGGTTGAGGGATGGCGCTGGCCCCTAATCCCAGCCTATGCATTGGCTCTGGCTCCTTTATTGGCGCTGATCACGCATCATCGGAGATGTGTCCGAACCGATCAAGGTGGCGTTAAAAGATGCGGCGCACGCAGAATTGCAGCGTTGTTATCCGCCTTTTTCTACGGGACGGTAACCGTTGCTGCGCCGCTGCTCTTCCCGGTGTTTGCATTTGATGAACCGACAGGCCCATATGGAATTGGAACAGTCGCTTATCACTGGATTGACAACACCCGTGAGGAAACGTCCACTTTGGTGGCAGCCGGGGCCAAGCGGGAACTAAACGTGCGGATCTGGTATCCGGCCAGCAAGGACGCTAAGGGAACCCGGGCGCCGTATGTGCCCGATTCCGAAGTGTACACCAAGGCATTTCAGCAGGAGTCTGGTTTGCCGCAGTTATTTTTGACAAGCCTCGGACAAGCCCGTACACATGCGGTTCAACATGCAGCGCTATCCAATGCAGAAGCATCGTATCCGGTAATTATTTTTTCACACGGGTTCCGTGGATTCGAGGGCCAGAATATGTTCCAGGTCGAGCAGTTGGTCAGCCATGGCTACATTGTTGCGGGAATCAATCATACTTACGACAGCATGGCATCCATATTTCCGGATGGCCGGGTTGCGTTGTTCGATTCGGTAAAGAATCCAGAATCGGAGATAGAGCCACTGGAAAAAATGGATAGGACAAATGAGGTTTGGGTGAACGATGCGCGGTTTGTTCTGGATCAACTTGAACAGCTAGCTACTGATGATCCGGATCAGCGGTTTAAGGGACGAATAGACATGTCACGGGTTGGGATGTTCGGTCACTCGTTCGGCGGGGCGACAACAGTTCAGATTCTGCTAAGCGATCCTCGAGTTCTGGCTGGCATTAATATGGATGGATCCTTATACGGTGAACGCCGCATTCCGACGCCAGGCATAAACAAGCCGTTCCTGATGATCAGTGCGGATGAGGAGGACGATTTGGCGGCATCCGGTGCCGTAAGTGATAATCATCAAGCCAACTTGGACATGACCCTAGGCAAAGTTGAACAATACAATCAAGAACTGCAGGAACAAGAATTGCATGCTCGGCTAGTACCGGTAAAGGCTGGTGGGAATTACTGGCTGAAGCTGCCCAACACGTCTCATATGAGCTTCTCCGATTTCTTTTTGGTCACTCCAATTATAGAGTGGGTGCAAGGGATCAACGCACGTGGTACTCATCGGCTCGTCAACGAGTTTACGCTTGATTTCTTCAATCATTATCTAAAAGGGCAGCCTTTGCAGATCATGAACAGCGCTGTTGGCACGCACGATGATTATATTCTGGAACAGGGATAA
- a CDS encoding serine hydrolase domain-containing protein yields MKKKLAWLLSAALALAMTSPTGAMASSVAPVVTDSQELAKSAADKAALLINSTDTNSVQYALIDNGKIIVSGQTGRNDKPLTKDTLYGIGSVSKVFGAAAVMKLVDEGKIDLDTPVFKYIPDFKMKDERYKRITPRMLLNHSSGLRGTGSMNDSLFEDHDTYAHDTLLQTLSDQTLKSDPGAFSVYCNSGFTLAEILVERVSGMNFTAFLHQYFTEPLQMNQTKTPQDELKDSKFAGFYVKDHQKQLPNVLVNVIAEGGINSTAEDMVRFSQIFMGQANHILSDKSIRAMEQEEYKKGIWPEDVDDSNNYGLGWDSVKLYPFNDYGIKGLAKGGDISEYSASLVVLPEKKMAAAVLSSGGSSSTSQLLASELLLQALKQKGDIKNIKPDKSFDKPVRAKIPQDVLKQAGYYASSGSQFRIEISKDGELSFPEDLEKKYIYTSDGSFINENGTSKVSFVAERNGRTYLWLREYKTLPGLGQIATSEYAAEKLEDNVLPKETAEAWAKREGAKFYVVNQKFSSDEYFFEYPAIEISLVGGMQGYWGDRKIIGPDTATSQVQIPGIAGRDTTEARFYKKDGIEYLNVNGYSLVGEANVKPIFAGYQSKVTVSANGDAKWYTIPTAAAGKTMTVKLPANGAFAVYDEEGVCLNHSVVSGNNKATLPTNGTIVFAGTPDSEFITEMK; encoded by the coding sequence ATGAAAAAAAAGCTTGCTTGGCTGCTGTCTGCTGCACTTGCGTTGGCTATGACTTCACCAACCGGAGCAATGGCGTCTAGTGTCGCCCCTGTTGTAACAGATAGCCAGGAATTGGCTAAAAGTGCTGCAGATAAGGCTGCGTTGCTAATCAATTCCACTGATACGAATAGCGTTCAGTATGCGCTGATTGACAATGGAAAAATCATTGTATCTGGCCAGACCGGCAGGAATGATAAGCCGTTAACCAAGGATACATTGTACGGAATCGGTTCAGTCAGCAAAGTATTTGGGGCAGCAGCCGTTATGAAGTTGGTTGACGAAGGAAAAATTGACCTGGACACTCCCGTCTTCAAGTACATACCCGATTTCAAGATGAAGGATGAACGGTATAAGCGCATAACTCCGCGCATGCTGTTGAACCATTCCTCGGGTCTGAGAGGTACCGGATCTATGAACGATTCTTTGTTCGAGGATCATGACACCTATGCCCATGATACCTTATTGCAAACCTTGTCTGACCAGACCTTGAAGTCGGATCCTGGAGCGTTCTCGGTATATTGCAACAGCGGCTTTACACTTGCCGAGATCCTCGTTGAAAGAGTCAGCGGTATGAACTTTACCGCATTTCTCCATCAATATTTCACAGAACCATTGCAGATGAATCAGACGAAGACACCGCAGGATGAATTGAAAGACAGCAAATTTGCCGGGTTCTATGTCAAGGATCATCAAAAACAGCTTCCAAATGTGTTGGTTAATGTGATCGCTGAAGGAGGAATTAATTCCACTGCAGAAGATATGGTGCGGTTCTCGCAAATATTTATGGGACAGGCAAACCACATCCTTTCCGACAAGTCGATTCGGGCGATGGAACAGGAGGAATACAAGAAAGGAATCTGGCCGGAAGATGTGGACGATAGTAACAATTACGGTCTCGGATGGGACAGCGTAAAGCTATACCCTTTCAATGATTACGGAATCAAGGGTTTGGCCAAAGGCGGGGATATCTCTGAGTATTCTGCTTCTCTCGTCGTGCTTCCCGAGAAAAAGATGGCGGCTGCCGTATTATCATCCGGTGGTAGCAGTAGCACGAGTCAACTGCTGGCAAGCGAATTGCTGCTGCAAGCACTCAAGCAAAAGGGCGATATCAAGAACATCAAGCCGGACAAATCATTCGACAAACCAGTTAGGGCCAAGATACCCCAAGACGTATTAAAGCAAGCAGGCTATTACGCCAGCAGTGGAAGTCAGTTCCGAATAGAGATCTCCAAGGACGGAGAATTGTCCTTTCCAGAAGATTTGGAGAAAAAGTATATATATACTTCGGATGGAAGCTTTATCAACGAGAACGGAACGTCCAAGGTCAGCTTCGTCGCTGAGAGGAACGGACGCACGTATTTGTGGCTGAGAGAGTACAAGACGTTGCCGGGATTGGGGCAGATCGCAACATCAGAATATGCGGCCGAGAAGCTGGAAGACAACGTGCTGCCAAAGGAAACTGCCGAAGCTTGGGCGAAACGGGAAGGTGCTAAGTTCTATGTCGTAAACCAGAAATTTAGCTCCGATGAGTATTTCTTTGAGTATCCGGCAATCGAAATTAGCCTTGTGGGCGGTATGCAAGGTTATTGGGGGGACAGGAAGATTATAGGTCCGGACACGGCGACGAGTCAGGTCCAAATCCCAGGAATAGCAGGCCGGGATACGACGGAAGCTCGGTTCTACAAAAAAGACGGTATCGAATATTTGAACGTAAACGGCTACTCACTTGTAGGCGAGGCGAACGTAAAACCGATCTTTGCTGGATATCAGTCCAAGGTCACGGTGTCAGCGAACGGGGATGCTAAATGGTATACTATTCCGACAGCGGCAGCAGGCAAAACGATGACAGTCAAGCTGCCCGCGAACGGTGCTTTCGCCGTGTATGATGAGGAAGGAGTATGCCTCAACCATTCCGTCGTCAGCGGTAACAACAAAGCGACGTTGCCCACAAACGGTACGATCGTATTTGCAGGCACGCCGGACTCGGAATTCATAACAGAAATGAAATAA
- a CDS encoding TetR/AcrR family transcriptional regulator, whose amino-acid sequence MTDGREQKGNKTKEALLHATIALIAENGLEALSANSIAKKANISKASVFHHFGSMETIQQEAFILTDSLMGEALEEIYQNARGTDSFADIMLKYFLFFIDEKNNDYLNLINVQMQFVMKSSYDTEFEELVFGKDSEKTPFDFFEILVNDFYGDKLDANDLELVNDLIIVHINGFAAFLISKADQEWLVSIWKENIKMIENYIESLIESKS is encoded by the coding sequence ATGACGGATGGCAGAGAACAAAAGGGGAACAAAACAAAAGAAGCTTTATTGCACGCTACAATCGCTTTAATAGCAGAAAATGGTTTAGAGGCATTAAGCGCTAACAGCATTGCAAAGAAAGCAAATATTAGTAAAGCAAGCGTGTTCCATCACTTTGGTTCGATGGAGACCATTCAACAAGAAGCTTTTATTCTTACTGATTCGTTAATGGGTGAAGCACTGGAAGAAATTTATCAAAACGCCAGAGGAACAGATTCTTTTGCAGATATAATGCTCAAATATTTTCTGTTTTTCATCGATGAAAAAAATAACGACTACTTAAATTTAATTAATGTTCAAATGCAATTTGTAATGAAGTCTTCCTATGATACAGAGTTTGAAGAGCTTGTCTTTGGTAAAGACAGCGAAAAAACACCGTTTGATTTCTTTGAGATCTTAGTGAACGATTTTTATGGTGATAAGCTTGACGCGAATGACTTGGAGTTAGTAAATGATTTAATCATCGTTCATATAAATGGATTCGCAGCATTTTTAATCTCTAAGGCAGACCAAGAGTGGCTTGTTTCCATATGGAAAGAAAATATTAAAATGATTGAAAACTATATCGAGTCATTAATTGAATCCAAGTCATAA